A genomic region of Fundidesulfovibrio terrae contains the following coding sequences:
- a CDS encoding 4Fe-4S binding protein: protein MPSLRITMTRRQKWRRALVFASFLLFPVTLNYFSPVLILQGAIKGVVTASAVTFGLLFLSGMVFGRGFCAFACPGSGLQEPLMSVSPTRITGPVPGKIKWVIFIPWMTAILTCYALAGASLRFAPLFMMPTGISVSQPMLFIPYFTVLALIVWLALALGKRGFCHAACWMAPFLILGTRAGDALGVRRLRLTAVPERCGGCGACSKQCLMSLAVQDMAASGRTDHPECILCGECADACPQKALALGFGKANKKS from the coding sequence ATGCCCTCCCTGCGCATCACCATGACCCGCCGCCAGAAGTGGCGGCGCGCCCTCGTATTCGCGTCGTTCCTCCTCTTTCCGGTGACGCTCAACTATTTCTCGCCCGTGCTCATCCTCCAGGGGGCGATCAAGGGGGTTGTCACGGCAAGCGCCGTCACCTTCGGGCTGCTCTTTCTCTCGGGGATGGTCTTCGGGCGCGGCTTCTGCGCCTTCGCCTGCCCCGGCTCCGGGCTCCAGGAACCGCTCATGAGCGTGAGCCCGACGCGGATCACCGGCCCGGTGCCCGGCAAGATCAAGTGGGTGATCTTCATCCCCTGGATGACGGCCATCCTGACCTGCTACGCCCTGGCCGGAGCCTCCCTGCGCTTTGCGCCGCTCTTCATGATGCCCACGGGGATTTCCGTCTCCCAGCCCATGCTGTTCATCCCCTACTTCACCGTGCTGGCCCTCATCGTCTGGCTGGCCCTGGCGCTGGGCAAACGCGGCTTCTGCCACGCGGCCTGCTGGATGGCCCCGTTTCTGATCCTGGGGACAAGGGCCGGTGACGCCCTGGGGGTGCGGCGGCTTCGCCTCACGGCCGTCCCTGAGCGGTGCGGCGGCTGCGGCGCCTGCTCCAAACAGTGCTTGATGAGTCTTGCCGTGCAGGATATGGCCGCCTCCGGCCGCACGGACCATCCCGAGTGCATCCTGTGCGGCGAATGCGCCGACGCCTGCCCCCAAAAAGCCCTTGCGCTGGGCTTCGGCAAGGCGAACAAGAAATCCTGA
- the nikR gene encoding nickel-responsive transcriptional regulator NikR: MGKTIRFGVSLNSDLLDKFDALCEERSYPNRSEAIRDLIRGVLVEKEQQLGDAEIAGVLTLVYDHHFSDLSQRLVEIQHDEHDVILTSVHVHLDHHNCLEVLILKGPGEAIKRLSDRLISTKGVKHGKLTLTTTGQGLV; this comes from the coding sequence ATGGGCAAGACCATCCGCTTCGGCGTGTCGCTCAATTCGGACCTGCTGGACAAGTTCGACGCCCTCTGCGAGGAGCGCAGCTACCCCAACCGCTCCGAGGCCATCCGCGACCTCATCCGGGGAGTGCTGGTGGAGAAGGAGCAGCAGCTGGGCGACGCCGAGATCGCGGGGGTGCTCACCCTGGTCTACGACCACCACTTCTCCGACCTGTCCCAGCGGCTGGTGGAGATCCAGCACGACGAGCACGACGTGATATTGACCTCCGTGCACGTGCACCTGGACCACCACAACTGCCTGGAAGTGCTCATATTGAAAGGCCCCGGCGAGGCCATCAAGCGCCTCTCGGACAGGCTCATTTCCACCAAGGGCGTGAAGCACGGCAAGCTGACCCTGACCACCACAGGACAGGGGCTCGTCTAG